The Betaproteobacteria bacterium region GTGCGCGGAGAGGCCACCACGGCCGCGACCGCACTGTCCATCGTGCTGCGCGGCATTCTCCCACCGGTGGCCCTGGCGGCCGCCTTCATGACGGTCGCCTGGCACTACGGCCGCCTCTACTGCGGATGGCTGTGTCCGCACTTCTCCGTGGTGGAAACGCTGAACGACCTGCTGCACCGGGCGAGCGGCAAGCTGAGCCTGTGGGACACACAGCGCACGCAACGCGCGGGCCGCAACCCGGACGTCCGCTGGTGGCCGGTCTTCGTGCTGGCCTGCGCGACCTTCGGCTTTCTGTGGGCGATCACGCTGTTGACGTACCTGCTGCCGCCCGCGCAGGTCTGGGGGCATCTCGTGCACAGCGCGCTCACGCCGGGCGAAGCACGTTTTCTCGTCGTCGCCACC contains the following coding sequences:
- a CDS encoding 4Fe-4S binding protein, yielding VRGEATTAATALSIVLRGILPPVALAAAFMTVAWHYGRLYCGWLCPHFSVVETLNDLLHRASGKLSLWDTQRTQRAGRNPDVRWWPVFVLACATFGFLWAITLLTYLLPPAQVWGHLVHSALTPGEARFLVVATLVFTCEFLFARHLFCRFGCAVGLFQSVAWMANPQGLVVAFDRNRARDCRGCSTRQAASGSACDHACPMRLKPRNIKRLMFSCVQCGQCLTECEESHAAKCRLPNLAWKAGAEAVRETRHPQRQV